One segment of Solanum stenotomum isolate F172 chromosome 1, ASM1918654v1, whole genome shotgun sequence DNA contains the following:
- the LOC125842794 gene encoding probable inactive leucine-rich repeat receptor-like protein kinase At3g03770, producing MGMAKTVQGTCWLLVFMVFLLFNLSDEFLEPSQSEAIVKIKQLLNFPQDLSSWSDNTDFCNSEPNTALTLMCYEDNITQLHISGYNWFPNLPQGFSTDTLFSNLALLPNLKVLSLVSLGLRGTLPKKIGFLSSLEIINISSNFFYGEIPGEISYLKSLQTLILDDNKFTGQVPEGVGLLHSLSVLSFKNNSFSGSLPNSLSNLQTLRILSISGNNFSGVVPNLHNLSNLQVLDLESNNLGPNFPNIPTKLVSLVLRKNKFSLGVPKELSSCYQLKKLDISSNELVGPFSPTVLSLPSLSYLDISGNKLTGKLLKNVTCSQDLSFVNLSSNYLTGELPDCLKPSSSSKIVLFSGNCLSNKEQWQHPYSFCHNEALAVSIEPHKGKVKGGNGKAVLASSMVGGFVGVVAIVGLAFVVVRREYAKQKASQAPQTRLILEKVSPAHTLKLLNDARYLSETRKLGLLGAPPYRTFVLDELREATNNFDISNLIGASSSGQIYKGRLTDSTVVAIKSIKMRKRHSVQSYTHQLGRISKIRYCHLVSTIGHCFECYQDDSSVSRICLVFEFVPNVTLRGVISEANSAQKFTWTQRMSAAIGIAKGIQFLHTGIVPGIFSNQLKITDVLLDQNFHVKISKYNLSLLIENKKMDTGPSSSGSKGNDGQRLKYEEKDDVYDFGVILLEIISGRTINTKNDIDVSKDILIVSLTADEIGRRNIIDPAVRKECSDSSLRTLMELCIKCLSDEPSQRPSVEDLIWNLQFAAQVQDPWNRDTYGNQESPGHV from the exons ATGGGAATGGCAAAAACAGTGCAGGGCACATGTTGGCTTCTTGTATTCATGGTGTTTCTTCTGTTTAATTTATCAGATGAGTTCTTAGAACCTTCACAATCTGAAGCTATAGTGAAAATCAAGCAGCTTTTGAACTTCCCTCAAGATTTGAGTAGTTGGAGTGACAATACAGACTTTTGCAATAGTGAGCCAAACACTGCCTTAACACTCATGTGTTATGAAGATAACATAACACAGCTTCATATTTCTGGCTATAACTGGTTTCCTAATTTGCCTCAGGGGTTTTCTACAGATACCCTTTTCTCTAATCTTGCTCTTTTGCCTAATTTAAAGGTACTTTCTTTGGTTTCTTTAGGTTTGAGAGGAACTTTACCtaaaaagattggatttttatcTTCTTTGGAGATTATTAATATCAGTTCAAACTTCTTTTATGGTGAGATTCCAGGAGAGATTTCATATTTGAAGAGTCTTCAGACACTTATATTGGATGATAATAAGTTTACAGGTCAAGTTCCTGAAGGGGTTGGTTTACTTCATTCTTTGTCTGTTTTGAGTTTCAAGAACAATTCATTTTCAGGTTCATTGCCTAATTCTTTGTCAAATTTACAAAccctaagaatcctttctattTCTGGTAATAATTTTTCTGGGGTTGTTCCAAACCTTCATAATCTGtcaaatcttcaagttcttgatTTGGAAAGTAACAATCTTGGACCTAATTTCCCTAATATTCCAACCAAGTTGGTATCTTTGGTACTTAGGAAGAACAAGTTCAGTTTAGGGGTACCAAAAGAACTGAGTTCATGTTATCAGTTGAAGAAACTGGACATTTCTTCCAATGAGCTTGTTGGACCCTTTTCACCAACAGTTTTATCATTGCCATCACTCAGCTATTTGGATATTTCTGGAAATAAACTAACTGGGAAGCTTCTAAAGAATGTGACATGTAgtcaagacctttcatttgtgAATTTATCATCAAATTACTTGACAGGGGAGTTGCCTGATTGCTTGAAACCTAGTTCTAGTTCCAAGATTGTATTGTTTTCTGGGAATTGTCTGTCGAATAAAGAGCAATGGCAGCATCCTTATTCATTTTGCCATAATGAAGCTTTGGCTGTTAGTATTGAGCCTCATAAGGGAAAGGTTAAAGGGGGAAATGGTAAAGCTGTTCTTGCATCAAGTATGGTAGGAGGTTTTGTTGGAGTAGTAGCCATTGTCGGTTTGGCTTTCGTGGTTGTTAGAAGAGAGTATGCCAAGCAGAAAGCTAGCCAAGCCCCTCAAACAAGATTGATACTTGAAAAGGTCTCTCCTGCTCACACTCTTAAGCTGCTTAATGATGCAA GGTATCTTTCTGAAACGAGGAAGTTGGGATTGCTTGGGGCTCCTCCTTATCGAACGTTTGTCTTGGATGAGCTTCGAGAGGCAACTAATAACTTTGATATATCAAATCTAATCGGTGCAAGCTCCAGTGGGCAG ATTTACAAAGGGCGTCTCACAGATAGCACTGTGGTTGCTATAAAAAGCATAAAAATGAGGAAGAGGCATAGTGTCCAGTCCTACACTCACCAACTCGGGCGTATTTCAAAGATCAGATACTGCCATTTAGTTAGTACTATTGGACACTGCTTTGAGTGCTACCAAGATGACTCAAGTGTTAGCCGAATATGTTTAGTCTTTGAATTCGTGCCAAATGTGACGCTGCGGGGGGTCATATCAG AAGCAAATTCAGCTCAAAAGTTTACATGGACGCAACGGATGTCAGCTGCAATAGGGATAGCAAAGGGAATTCAGTTCCTTCATACTGGAATAGTACCAGGGATATTCTCCAATCAATTGAAGATTACAGATGTATTACTGGATCAGAATTTCCACGTAAAGATTAGCAAATACAATCTGTCTTTGTTaattgaaaataagaaaatg GATACTGGACCGTCTTCTAGTGGATCAAAGGGAAATGATGGGCAAAG GTTAAAATACGAGGAGAAAGATGATGTGTATGACTTTGGAGTAATCTTACTAGAAATCATATCGGGAAGGAcaatcaatacaaaaaatgatATAGATGTTTCTAAAGACATT CTAATAGTTAGCTTAACAGCTGACGAAATAGGTCGGAGGAACATCATTGATCCAGCTGTTCGGAAGGAATGCTCAGATAGTTCTCTTAGAACATTAATGGAACTATGcataaaatgtctttcagatgaACCATCGCAACGTCCTTCTGTAGAAGACTTGATATGGAACTTGCAGTTTGCAGCTCAGGTCCAAGACCCTTGGAATAGAGACACTTATGGCAACCAAGAGTCCCCTGGTCATGTGTAA